The Cryptomeria japonica chromosome 2, Sugi_1.0, whole genome shotgun sequence region TATTGCGTTAACCTTTTATAGTTAGTTCTAGTCACTAATAAATAGTTTTGAAGAGGTGCAATTTTTTTATGAACAGTAGCTCTATTTGTAGATTTTCACTTGGAATTCATCAAGTAAttgcaataataaaataaaatttcatgtAAAATAGGAAGGCAActctttttatttgtatttttacaAGATTACTTTTGTAATTGCATTTATCTTAATTATTAGTGGGGCTATTGTTAGTAGCCAACATAATGAAGATGTGACATCAAATGACTATTGCAAAGTTGTAAAGTTAGGGGTGTTCATGAGTGGAGCAATTCTAGCCTTAGCTACTACGACTCTTACCATTGTTTACTTTATTAAAGCATCTATTGCAATGAATCCCTCTCAATGCAACCCTCTAAATTATAATATTTCTATGTCCCAACCACCATATAGATGCCTAAatgttgatgcaagagcatctaaaGTGTAAGATCAATCTTGAATCACTAAAAAGGTCATGTTTGTTTTATCTTGTAGGTACTCAAAAAAAGTCTTATTGGAGCCACCATAAAACCATCCTTCATCCTAAATTTAAAAGTAAATTAGAGGCTAATATTAGATAGAGGAAAATATATTAATAGAGAGTTTGGTAGATAATTAAAGAGCACGATATTATATATTAGCTCAAATGTGGTAACCaagtttacacactaaacatcCTTCCAATACATTGTATTCAAGGACTATGGTTCATTCTATTAAGACCTTGTAGTAAGACTCTAAATATGATTACATTTGCTATGAATCAATCTAATCATTGTTCCATTTATTTGGCATGtcactttatttctatcatgtAGTGTTTGTTGGCTATATGATTAGATAATCTTTCATTGGATCCTACATCCATGATTGCAAAAGGTGATATTAAAGCATGATATATTATTCTAAGGTTGTTAAGTGGtatccaaatatttttttattcttgGGCAAGGAAAGTTATTATGTGTGTACATCAAGCATGGTAATAGAGATATTCTAATATTGTGTGTTTGGTATAAGGTGTCAAGGGAATTATTCTCGTAAATACATCACCAAATTAACGTAGTTTGTATAGGAAATTATAAATATGTCACTAATCATGAGGTGGTTTGCATCAAATCAAAAAATTAAGTTTTCTCCATTAAGAGTGGGTATCTTGGTTAAGGTGTTGTTAATATTGTTAGAAGGTTAGACAAAATATTTGAGATGAGAAAtatttagatttaactaaatattgttgaagaagacaaaagaagggTTCATAATCATCTATGTGATAGGAGGGATGAATatttaatgaaaaaaaaattatgaaagagAACACATAAATTGGTAAATCAAATATTGAAAATATGCAAAAGATTTAAATTAGGTAAAAAAGGTTGAAGAaacaatatatacaaatttattaaTAAATTGGATAAATGATATAAAAGAATATTCTGAGTGTGgagaaaatataaattttaaaattgttaaatttacTAAGTAAAAAATAAAAGGACATGGAGTATGGTAGAGAGAGCTAGAATTGGAAAGATTATGAGACGaaaggaaaatataaaaaaaaaagagagataggATGATATCAatgttcaaaattaaatttatacttGTAGATTATCAATTAGggttattaaaaatattataaaattatacaAAATGAGGAGAATTTTTAAGATTATACTAACAAGATTTATACAATGATAATTAAAACTAAACATAGTGAAGTTgactaagaaaaataaaaaagattcaTAAGGGGATTGAGAGAATCTATCCAAGAGGAAATGAATATGGTAAGATAGTATATAGTTAAAGAAGTATACTAGTTTGcatccaaagaagaagaaaagatgaaCACAAATTTTAGATAAGATAAAATAATTAGAGAGTAAAATGTAGATGATTTCaaagagaaaaatttcaaataTATGGTAGAAAGTCCTATAGTGAAGATATTGAGGTGATATACATTGACAATTCATGCTAAAAAATAAACTAATGGATATTAATTAGAAGACAAAATGGAAGAGGTGGTGGAAGATCTTTTAGATGAACTTGTTTCAGACTTGAATATAAGGCATTTCAATATCCCCAAGGTCAAAGAAGTAATAGTAGAATAATAGAAATAAACAAAAGAGTTGCACATGCACTTGAAGAAtaaagtagattagaaaataagtAGAGTTGATTAATTGGTAATGAAGAGAGTTTTGCTTAAACCTGATGGTGTAGATAGACATGAATTAGTGTAGAGAAGAAGTATATTCAAAATAATATATAAGACTCAAAGTTGGTTTTGTAAAGTTACCATTAATAGTACTAGTACCAATAATCTAGTGTCAAAGGAAATGGTTGATAAGTTGAAGATAGAACATTCCAATCTAGTTAGAATTTCGTTGTTATGTAAAGAacatttgttttaaatcctaatcAAGTTCAATATATGATTATAGTATGATAAGGGGTAAGTGCgaggaaataaaaaataaagggAGGTCAAAAGTGACTACTTTATTCTTGAAATTAGCTAAACTTAAAGTTAGACGCATAGATCAAGATGCAACTCAAAATTTGAAGGTGTAATTAGGAAAATAATTATTATACTCTAAATCTAGTATCTAAAATATAGATCTATCCAACAAATACTAATTTTATTACTAGGTAAGAGCATAAATTGTTGCCCCACTTGTGATAAACATTCCAATTTAACAATTTGTATAAAATAGTGTGAATCTTGAGATGTAAGCAAAGGTATATTGAGTTCATTATAGATAACATTCTTGACATGTATATGTGTTTCGATTAAACAATTAATGTGGTATCATTTTGAATCTATGCCACATGGAAGGATTTTTACTAAACACAAATTACAAATTTAGATATTTTTTTCTATACTTAGTGTGTGACATAAAATGATCTAAAGATTTTAATGATCAAAACAAGCTAATCTACAATCATTCAATCACTTAATAGAGAAAATACACGAATTCATGCAAAGGAAACAAATAATTTACACCTCATGCACAAATCTTGAATCTCTCCATTGATTCTTCAATCACACCTTGAAGAATCAATATATTTGTTATGTTGATGTCAAAAAGCACAAAGATTTAGACTATGAGATTGCTTAGATTTAGAGTATTCAAGctatgattattttgattatttttcaaGTTGATGAAGGAGAGatgaatttatatattttaaaagagatgaagatgagaagtGTAGTTAATTAAACTAAAAATGAGGGTTTTTCAGTTTAAAAGATAATTGAAGATTTTTAACTTTTATTGAAAATTTTTATGTACACTTAGTTTCTAAATGGAGGAAGAAAGGTAAGTTGCTAAAATGGTGATTAGTTAACTGAAGAGGAATTTGAACTAattcatatttgagtgggagtttATGGAGAAGATAGTTTGTGATCTTGCTGTAAGAATTTAGAAGATCAATTAAGTGAAGTGAAGGAAAATCTATTTTATGAGGGTATTGTATTATGACTTTGTATTGTATGTATTGTGGGCATCtgatagttgttgagttgcctctagATCTTTTGTTGGTGATGCTCCTATGAGAAGCTTGCTctgtaagtatattgtaatatgttgttaattaatgaataatatattgcaacaattttgaATTGTTGGGTTtattctctcgaaagggttttgtccacataaatcactgtgttgtggtatgaatgtttttttatgttatttctatttaatttatataattgttGTAAAGATATCAAAAGTTTTGCATTGCCCTCCTACCAAGATTAACTtataggaagttgttctactactttaACTTCCTTACCAGTGGTATTAGAGACTTGTCACCTTTGGTTTAAGTTTTTGGTTGTTGGGTATTCCAACCAATCCATATTTGAGTGTCATGATACAACTAGCTACCTTCCCTAATGTGGTGGAACCAAGAAGAGATGGCTCTTGCTCCAGGAAAAGGGTCCGAAGTGGTGATCCTCATTTCTCTGCAACAAGTTTGGCTATACATTTAGGTGATAAAAAACTTGATTTATCATTGCATTTGTGAATggaatatgaatatacatgtcagagTAAAAATGTTCAAGGCCATATAAAAGTATGGGAACATAACTCCATAACAAAGGTTGGAGCAAGGAGGGAGCACAATATTTTCATTATCTCTATTCTTTGGGAAGTTAGGTGTTTCAATTtcgtatatatttatttattatttattatttattttaattatttgacaGAAATTATAATGTTTATTATTCTACGAGAGGCGTTCTTATAGTCACAACATAGTGGGATGATTTTATGTAGATAATAActtatcaaaaataaaattgacatCCTTATTACATTGAGAGCGTTCTTACAACCACAAAACAATTAGATTGATAGTTGGGAAACCCTCCATCTTCCACTTGTCACTGTCAATTCTTTGCATACTTTGTATTCATATCTTAGTTAAGCATGTTGTTGCTCTTTGCAGTTATCTCAGAACTATCTTTAATGCCCTAGAAGTATCTTCGGGTAGTTTGATGATGAAATAGATAAAATAAAGGTAGGTTAGTTTGGAAGAAACATCCTCTTTTGTGATGGATGGTCTACATTTTTCCTTGAAGTTTACTTATAAATTGACTCGCATCTATTTTTTGATGGATGCTCAAATCAATTTTTGTATATTGAAAATTAGtaacatataaattaaactttTTCTTGTTCTTTGTCATAATCACATATTGATTTTCTTGCTTCTGATTTTGATATCTTGTTAGGTGGGAGAACATTTTGTGTTTCGATTTAGTTGTCACTTTGTATAAATATGCTATGCTTTTTGGATTTATTTTTCTTATTGTATATGAATTATGTTTATGCGAGTAATAATTTGTTTATGTAATGATGATTCATACATGATTCTCTCCAATAATTCATATATTCACTtgattgttgcaagaaataaggtTCCTATAAGAATTATTCCTAATGCACCACTGGATCCTTACCAGGGTAGGTGGTTAATCTCAAAAGGGAGCCTCAAACCTACACAAAAGAATTTCAACCATTTAAAGAATGATTGGGGGAAAAAATAGAATGTAATTCCACAATTGAGTTGTGTTTGGAGGAGGATAGTTTGATACATAACTAAACTTCAATCCAttgaatataatattaaaaaagaatgtcacaaaaacaaaaaaaaataagttTTCTACTTGAGTTTTGGTTAACTCACAAGTAATTCATTCTAAATTCTAGGTCTTTTAAGCTTTATATATGGATCAAATCCTATTTTGAACAATAATAAGTTCAATAAAAATGTTGCTAACAATAATAAATCTTTTAAGCCAATGAATCAAGGTTATTATTATTCAAAATAATGTCATAGGTTATTAATCTAAAACCGAATTTCAGAAATCACTATAGTTGAATGTCTATCTTTAAAAAAGTTTACATAAAAGATTAAGAGATATCATTTCTTAAGTATGATTTTATTAGTTTTCCTTTTCAAACAAATAAACACCTCAAAAATGATATCTCACTCTTAGACTATTACATATACATTTTAAAGTATAAGTATGCTAGTTAATATTCCAATAAAAGAGTAAACTGCTATAATCACCAATTAGGGGAGAGATTCAGTAGTTGAGCACCACAACTTCATCCTTTTCAAAATTCTAcatagaaatttcaaatcattCCCAATTTTTAACAGGAGCTTACTTGGCAAGttccttgcttataactaaggtttcaaggccacaacATCAAATacgatgccacatcagcatgttttttgtCAAAGTGTCCAAAAAGGCCTTGAtacttgtgcactaagtcatgttttattggtaTGTTAAGGTGACATCACATGATTTGCTGTTTTTAAAATCTATGGAATGGCAAGttccttgcttataactaaggtttcaaggccacgcCATCAAATacgatgccacatcagcatgttttttgtCAAAGTGTTCAAAAAGGCCTTGAtacttgtgcactaagtcatgttttattgacatcacatgatttgttgtttTTAAGATCTAtggaatacatttcattcaattaggGACAAGCAAcatcaacactaacaactttaaTATTATTAAAAGTATCGAACATTAAATCAAAGTATTATAACAACTATTAGAACATGCTCAACTGTTAGATCTTCTCGATATGacataaaaaaatacataatatgATTGTAATCAACTTCATAAATTGATTTTAACTATTTCTAAGTAGCCAGCTGGTGGGAAAAAGTCTTGGGTATCAAATGGTGGGAATATCTGGCCGGATCAAACACGCAATTCACCAGATTTGCTACGACACTTTCCTTACTATTTATCTAAGAAACTTCGGTTTCCAAGAAACTTCCTCCAAAAACACTTTAATCATCTTTTTGATTTGCTATAGTGATTACAGTGtggaaaactggaagaaattgtagcTTTCAGAGTCAAGTCAGGGTAAGAATTGACTTGACTTGCAAATGCTAAGTAGAAATCGTTCCAAATACGTTCTGAACATACAATTTGCAAGTTATAAAGCTCTGAACTTTCAATTAGGAAGGCACAAACAAGCAAAGGTAGAATTGGGTGTGCATAGAAAGGGAGAAATGCAGATGAAGATGAGGAAGTCAGATAAGGTGGTGTGTTCAGTGGTGGGATTGTTGGGAATGGCAGCTGCTGTTTTGGGCTTCATTGCAGAGGCCCAACGTGTCAGGGTAAATATCATTCTTCCAAGCTCTTATTGTTTCACTATATCATGTCCTTCCTTCCTTTTTTCATGTGGTTTTTCTTCTTCTCTGTGCTCCATCTTTTCTTGGTGGGTGCCTGCTTAGCTGAAAGACCCTTGTTTTTCATACCATTTTGCTCAGATGGTCTGTTTTTTTTCCAATCTCTGTTGGGTGCCCCTGATGGACCAAACAAGGAGCTGGATGGGATACCCAGTTTATAGATATTGGGCTTTTTTGTAATCTTTATGATACCCAAGTTTTCATAGTAGCTGtatttgcattttatttattaggGTTTACTCCATAGTTTGGAGATGTAGTAGAGTTGCAGCAGACCACCTTGCCATCTATCACATCTAGGGGACTGCTGAGCTATAGTATTTATGGTTCTGGTACCATAAGTACAGAATCCATCATGGGTAGTTGCTGAGTTACAATTTATACGGATCAATAGGACTCAAAACTAGCACCATTTTTTTGCTGTTGGATTGAGTTGCTGGGTCTTCGGAGGTGTGATTTATTTCCAACACTTTCCGTTAAACCTCAGGGAAAATGCTTGGGGCTCCAAGCCTACCTTTAATACCACATACTGAGCTACAACTTATATGGACCAGCTATGACTCGAAACTAGGGCCCTCCTTTTGCTACTAAACTGAGCTCCTAGCCCCTCTTTGGTCAATCCATCATTGGTCCAGGTGTGATTTATTTCCAACACCCTTCCTTAAACCACACTCCAAGTGCTACCTCTAATACCACATATTGAGCTGCAACTAATATTGACCAGCTAAGACTGGAATCTAGGACCCTCCCTTCACTGCTAAACTGAGCTCCTGACGCCTCTTTGGCCAATTCATCATTGCTCTGTCTGTGATTTACTTCCAGCACTCCTCCGTAAACCACACTTCAAGTGTTTGGGGCTCCTATAGCCTACCTCTTATACCACATATTGAGCTACAACTTATATGGGTCAGCTAGACCTTGAACCTAGAACCATCCAACCATCCATTTGCTACTAGAGTGCTCTACCAATTCAGCAAATCACCCCTCTTTAGTGATCATATTGTTGCTCCCAACCTGATTTATTTTCAACAATAGTCACTCTTGGAAGGCAAAAATCTCATGTGTctttgtattgttttgttggattatGATAATAATGTAAACTAAAATATAACcttatcttaatttttttttaaagaaataatcttttaattttttaaagagAAAAATCTAATTCTTTTAAGTTTGATGGTGGTGGTTATCTTCAAGATATTTTGTATCTTTTAGAAAGATAAATTGATTTGTAACATTAACTGAAGATTGTAAGATGCTATTCtattattctatttttatctttctttatttCACAATAAGTTTatattacaatataatataattttgtGATCTCACATTATCATTGTATCTTTGAAGACAAATTAGTTTGTAATAGTAACAACTCTATGAAAATTGTAAGATGTTATTCTATTATTctattttatctttctttttctttttttcgcaattaatttatatttaaatataatataattttgtgATCTCACATTTTTACATGTTTAAATAGAACAAAATCATTTCCAAGTTATAGACTACTAGTTCTATATACTAAAAAGAACGTTAATGTCATATAAAAAGTATGTGAAGATGATTTCCCATCACATATTCTTGTAGGCTTATTTGTTCTTTACTTGCTAGTTTTCATTTCTTTCACAATGTAGTAGATGAAAGTAGTAAGTATTTGTTTTcataaaatatatttttgtatCCCTATGAAAAAAATCATATGCTTGAATGATTTTGGATTTAATTGTCTTTCTTTTTgaatcaatattttggatcatacCCCATGATCCATCACTTTATTTTCTCTAGGTCactatcctgatgatgaatcatggagtatGATTTGAAACATCGATTCAAAAAGAAAGACATATAAATCCAAAAGCCTTCAAGCATATTAACATGGACTGTAGAAACCTAATGCCTCTGAAAAATAATCATTTTGTTTTACAGATTCAGGAGGTTCGAGTGACATTAACTGGTTGCATATATCCCAGCAGTTTTGCTCCAGTATTGGCAATAACTGGAGCTGTTGCCCTACTTTTGGCTCAAGTTATTGCAAATTCTGTAGCTGGTTGTATTTGTTGCACATGTGGTGATCGTAATCCTCCAAACTCCCACAGAACAATTGCCATCATTTGCCTTGCTACTTCCTGGTATGTCATTCTA contains the following coding sequences:
- the LOC131038085 gene encoding uncharacterized protein LOC131038085 is translated as MLSRNRSKYVLNIQFASYKALNFQLGRHKQAKVELGVHRKGEMQMKMRKSDKVVCSVVGLLGMAAAVLGFIAEAQRVRIQEVRVTLTGCIYPSSFAPVLAITGAVALLLAQVIANSVAGCICCTCGDRNPPNSHRTIAIICLATSWITFAIAFILLIGGAIVTSTHNEDMTSGYYCKVVKSGVFASGAVLALATVALTIVYFIKASIAMNSSQYNPQNHSISMVQPQYKSPNIDVRASKV